TTTACATCAAATAATAGGTTATATTACACTAATTATCCAAATAACAGAATATTGCCGGCCGTACCCAAGTGATGATGCCTTTTGTGTTTCAAATAGTTATATATTCCCGCAGAGAATACGCCAGAGTCAGTTCCACAGTGTGAATAAAATCACATGTAGTTAAAATACCCTAATCCCAAATCTTAATaccataataaatcagccccccaATCTCAACTTTTTTCTGAAATCTATAATGATATTTGGTACATTATTATGTTTTCTTAGGAGTCCAAAAGCGACAAACCTATTATCGCCAAGGAGATCTGTACAAGGCCACGTGTTCACTTTAATACACGTGAAAGAAGCCGAAGAACGCAAAGGTACCGTATTAAAGAAACAGGAATTACTTTTCATCTTATCATAATTATTAttaccatgtatttataaagcaccaacataatgctgtattatatagggaatatcatatatttgtgtttatatttttgcagGACCTGTGCCACCAGTAATTTTAATTACCAAGGGAAAAGAGGTTTTGTATAAATATGACCTTGATTCTTCTTCAAGAGAAGAAAGTTTCCCTCTGGCACGGCCGGTGCTGAGGCCTTATGCACCGAGCTTATCAGAACAGGAGGATTCCATTGCCAACGACGTAGAAGTTGGAAATGTGCCTGTAGAAGTTGGAGAAAGGATGGAATTCTCGAAGAGCAGTATTGGGACTCTATATATTGAGGCAAGTACATTACATTCAGTCTTTGTCCAACAACCTCCCCCcactgccatattgtactcactatcctcccatctaacccgccatattgtactcactgtcctcccatctaacccgccatattgtactcactatcctcccatctaacctgccatattgtactcgctgtcctcccatctaacccgccatattgtactcactgtcctcccatctaacccgccatattgtactcactatcctcccatctaacccgccatattgtactcactgtcctcccatctaacctgccatattgtactcactatcctcccatctaacccgccatattgtactcactatcctcccatctaacctgccatattgtactcactatcctcccatctaacccgccatattgtactcactgtcctcccatctaacctgccatattatactcactatcctcccatctaacctgccatattatactcactatcctcccatctaacccgccatattgtactcactatcctcccatctaacctgccatattgtactcactatcctcccatctaacccgccatattgtactcgCTATCCTCCTATCTAatccgccatattgtactcactatcctcccatctaacctgccatattgtactcactatcctcccatctaacccgccatattgtactcgCTATCCTCCTATCTAatccgccatattgtactcactatcctcccatctaacccgccatattgtactcactatcctcccatctaacccgccatattgtactcactgtcctcccatctaacccgccatattgtactcactatcctcccatctaacccgccatattgtactcactatcctcccatctaacccgccatattgtactcactatcctcccatctaacccgccatattgtactcactatcctcccatctaacccgccatattgtactcactatcctcccatctaacctgccatattgtactcactatcctcccatctaacctgccatattgtactcactatcctcccatctaacccgccatattgtactcactatcctcccatctaacccgccatattgtactcgctatcctcccatctaacccgccatattgtactcactgtcctcccatctaacccgccatattgtactcactatcttcccatctaacctgccatattgaGTCCTATAATCCAAGCCATTTAGTTTACAGAATGCAATCCCATTCATATTCTCCTGCTTTGCCAGACTGCATCCCATAATTCTTACCTATTCAGAATAAAGGCAGATATGGTTCAGGGGGAGGGGGCTTctgctgataataataatattattgatTGTATTTCAGCAGCTTTATATTTCATAGTTATGAAAAATGCTAAATGTCTTTTAACATTTTACTTTTACAGGACCTTATTGCCATGTCAGCTAATACAGCTGAGAAATATGATTATATACCCAGAAACGCATGGGTTTTTGAAGAGCAACAAATTTCAGGTAAAAATATGATGGATCACTAACAAATATCATTCGTTATTTTCTACTGTTTGATGATTATACCTGGTGTTCCCTTGGCAATATAACTAATAGGGAAACATCTCAGTAGCCAAGACGTAACCATAACTAAACTTGGAAAAGACTCATCTTTCTTGGGGCTCATAAGCTAAATGTGGGACTCAACTTGTAGTAGTTCTATAATCTCAGCTATAGTAACTAGATACTTAACTCAGTGACTATTTCACAAATAATATAATGTTCAATATAACCGTAATTATAAAGTCTTAAAAACAAAGGATGTTGAGTGTAACCCCACCTAAAATGTAGTAAAATTTCTCTTCAGATATGGACTTGCATGGACAGAAGGCTAAAGAGACAGAAGACGTTCCTCCCCTTGAGGCCTTTATAGTAAGTACAATATATTGGCAGCATTTGTTGCACTAGTTTAGCTGATTTATGaataaaatacatgtaaatgTTGTTCCACTGATATTCAAACAAGTgatatctgtttgctcttttaggTCTCAGAGAGCGAGTCAATCCCAAAAGCAAAGGATGTAATTGAGGAGAGAGAAGTCCAGACTCCGCCAGGTAGagttattaaatcattactgtcaTTTTGTATTTACTTACTGAGTCTTAATGGAACCCATAACCATTAACATCATTATTAACACTGACGcctaaactttatatataacaataactGGTGAACAACTTCATGTTGTTTTTCCATTCAGGTAGGGGAAATTAAATGCTATAGGTACCGGTGATtagcatttatatacatatatcattcATGGTTTCTTTGTCAAGGGATGGTTGTTGTTATGAAGGACAAACCCCACGCATGGTAATTAAAtcattttctcttatttttgtAGCAATTCCAGCAGTTCTTTCTGATCCTTCCTCGGATACTGATAAATCAGTGACCCCAAAGAGTCAGAAGGACTGTGAAGAGGAAAAGCCACAGGATGGAGAAGACAATGTTCAGGAGGCTTCTGCTGAGAAAGCATCGGTGAGATATTAGGGCAGGGTTTAATAATAGGCTTGTGtatctggatatatatatataatatccagaTACATCTGAGGCCTGAATGATTTTAAATCCCATGATTTCATTATATTTCTTTATGTTCCAAAGCACTTAATTTGttgtgttttatttacagaagCCCAGAAGCATTGTTCAACCGAATCCTGTGgaagaaaaagaacagaaagaggAATCCAAAAAAGAGATTCCAGCAGATGTTGTGCAAGTTGTGAAGGAAAGAGAGGCCCAGACTCCTGCAGGTAGAGTTATTGAGTGATTACTAACGGATTTAATTCCCTTATTGAGCTTAGAGGTGCTCATAACTATTAACATCATCTAGTTCCCTGTTTCACTTTCAATCTATTACTAAACTCATGTCCTACTGAAacacatatgtgtatatatatggttAATGGGTGTGTAAGAAGAGATGACTATTATACATTAAGTTCACATGCCATGTGTACCTATAggtagtatatatatttatattcattttgtcCTTCAGCTCTTTTATCTGTGATATTTGTAGTCATAGGGAAAAAATCCATGTATTGtgattaaatccttttctcttatttttataGAACCTTCAGCAATTCCACCTGATCCTTCCCCAGGTGATAGTAATGCTAAGAAACCGATGAGTCGGGACCAATGGGTAAGATTTTGGAGTGGGGCAAATACTTGgcctatgatatatatatacagtatattataaggATTGTGATTAAGGATTTCGCCATGAAACAACTGAATTATTGGTGTTTTATTTCTCTATCTAGTATGCACAAATGAATGAAATGACCAAAGAGATCAACTCTGCCCTGAAGTACACAACGTTGAAACCAAGGTAAGATACAACCTGGGATTTATACAATTAAGCTGAGAAGATGATGTTCTGTATGTTGTATGAGATGTTGATGACAGGGGCCCTGTTTCActagaccaggggtagggaacctatggctcgggagccagatgtggctcttttgatggctgcatctggctcgctgccaaatctttaataaaaaaaaataacgggggggggggtgtggcctgcgctcggcagatagacgACGTGTTCTAAGccgtagaacacgtcttctatccactgaGCACAGGCCATGCCCTTCTCCGCATCCgccatccttggcacccaccctaccttgcccctgcgctcggcggatagaagacgtgttctaagccttagaccACGTCTTCTATCTGTCAatcgcaggccacgccctcctccgcatcgcatctggcatccttgggtcccaccctaccttgccccgcagcatccgtggccaatCATATGGTATGgttctcacagaattacatttcaaaatatgtggtgtttatggctctctcagccaaaaaggttcccgacccctgcactAGACTGTGTGTATCGGCTGGGTCTGGGTACTTCTGGGATGTGTAAGTTAGATCTCCTGGGAGTAGGAAGGGCTGAGTAGGACACATGTAAGTGAACAGGGCACCAGAGGGTTAACTGAGACAATGTTTTAATCTTTGTTTGTTTCCTCCCAGAATTAAAACTACAAACTTAAGGATTTCAATCTTCAATGTGAATTGGGATCTGGTGGTTTTGGAAAGGTGAGTTCCTCGGCccctatgtgccattgtgatGTTTCTAAACCTATTCCAGGGATCTGATGGATGTTTCTCCTTCTAGGTTTATCGGGCAAAACACAAAGCATCAAGGAAGGTGGTTGCCATCAAGGCTATAAAGAAGAATGAACTTAACACCATCAATGATTTAAGAAAGTGAGTTAAATGGGAACAGAACTATTTTGTCTTTGTATGAAGTGAAACTTCCTTAGTTGTAGCCCCAGATTATATAAAGCAGTATTAAGATTTATATCTGTTCCAAAAGATACATTTATTTTCAGTCATTTCCTGCTGGCCACTTATCTTTTTCATCGCTGTTGTTTGTTTCTGATAAAGTGGCCTCAGTCTTATTTTCTAGCACCATGAAACATTATGAACCTCAGGCTTTGCTTTTCTATAGATTGGTCTGAGCAGGATCATTTGCCCCTATATAATGTGTAGCTAATTATAACCAACTGCCAAATAACTCCCATGTGTCacagaaaatatttgtaatataataaaactTTAGAAGAGTCATTTACTTAACACAGGGGTAAAACTGCTAGAGCACTATGGGGCACGAGTTTACCCCCCTTAGTACCTGTCTAGGAAACACTTGCATCCCTAGTTCTGCTGGTCTCTTCAGAGACCCCTAAGGGCTTACTATGGCCTCTCTTAATTGTGTTTGGGCACAAGTAGGGTTCTGGTATCAATTCATTATGTCTCCCGATGGTACATGTGTGGGTTGAGCCCAATCCTTGGTCCTGAATTCCTCCTATACCTACTTTGGCCAGTTGGAGCCAAGAAATTGCTTATGTGACTGTAATGGGACATTATATTGAGCAATATTTAGTTTATGTTATATGTTTCTTATCTTGACTTTTTGATGGTTTTATTTCCCAGTGTTCTCCTAGAGCAGCGCATCCTCCTGCTGGCGAAAAGAACACAAAATAATTTTGTTGTGCCTCTATTCGCCTCTTTTAACACCGCCCATCACATCTGCTTTGCGAT
The sequence above is a segment of the Xenopus tropicalis strain Nigerian chromosome 7, UCB_Xtro_10.0, whole genome shotgun sequence genome. Coding sequences within it:
- the LOC116412097 gene encoding uncharacterized protein LOC116412097 — translated: MSFNILLLQDLIAMSANTAEKYDYIPRNAWVFEEQQISDMDLHGQKAKETEDVPPLEAFIVSESESIPKAKDVIEEREVQTPPAIPAVLSDPSSDTDKSVTPKSQKDCEEEKPQDGEDNVQEASAEKASKPRSIVQPNPVEEKEQKEESKKEIPADVVQVVKEREAQTPAEPSAIPPDPSPGDSNAKKPMSRDQWYAQMNEMTKEINSALKYTTLKPRIKTTNLRISIFNVNWDLVVLERFIGQNTKHQGRWLPSRL